The following proteins are co-located in the Thermodesulfobacteriota bacterium genome:
- a CDS encoding CarD family transcriptional regulator: MFHIGDKAVYPGHGVGVIEAIETRRISGKEQSFYILRFVDNGMTIMVPQDNVESAGLRTVIRKIDVRKVIEILKNRDVTIDNQTWNRRYREYMEKINKGSIYEIAEVFRDLNILKAEKELSFGEKKILDMAKTLLVKELAIAKDVKESEILKEIRSIFGS, translated from the coding sequence ATGTTTCACATCGGTGATAAGGCGGTCTACCCAGGTCATGGCGTAGGAGTCATCGAAGCCATCGAAACCAGACGCATTTCTGGCAAGGAACAGAGCTTCTATATTCTCCGTTTCGTTGACAATGGGATGACCATCATGGTCCCCCAAGACAATGTGGAATCCGCCGGGTTGAGGACGGTGATTCGAAAGATTGATGTCCGCAAGGTGATCGAAATCTTGAAAAACAGAGACGTGACCATCGACAATCAGACCTGGAACCGGAGATACCGGGAATATATGGAGAAGATCAACAAGGGGTCGATCTATGAAATTGCAGAAGTGTTCCGGGATCTGAATATCCTTAAGGCCGAGAAAGAACTCTCCTTCGGAGAAAAGAAGATCCTCGATATGGCCAAGACGCTCCTGGTGAAGGAACTGGCCATTGCCAAGGATGTCAAGGAGTCGGAGATCCTGAAAGAAATCCGGTCGATCTTTGGCTCATAG
- a CDS encoding PIN domain-containing protein, with protein MGFLTGLVPAGLALLLERQLTKTSLRTLLGGVAGFVSGLLMAILLRYTFSPFLERIPSIALPLYGLFIVLSGYIGVLTGLKRMPELPLPIRFPEKSSFEKTGVPQGIPKILDTSVIIDGRIADIAETGFLEGPLLIPQFILGELQHIADSHDPLKRTRGRRGLEILQHLQKQVNVDVRIVETDYASAREVDAKLIELAKEVHGKIITNDSNLNKVAGLQGIEVLNINALANSLKPIVLPGEEINAKIVKEGKEMGQGVAYLDDGTMIVVDNGKKQIGKNIDVVVTSVLQTPAGRMIFARLKEEASRDSRGRELDYPLDSEF; from the coding sequence TTGGGATTCCTAACGGGGTTGGTTCCGGCCGGCTTAGCGCTCCTCTTGGAGAGACAACTGACCAAAACCTCCTTGAGAACCCTCCTCGGAGGGGTGGCCGGGTTCGTATCAGGCCTCCTCATGGCCATTCTCCTCAGGTATACCTTCTCCCCTTTTCTTGAAAGGATTCCTTCGATCGCCCTTCCCTTGTACGGGTTGTTCATCGTTTTATCGGGGTATATCGGAGTCTTAACCGGTCTGAAGAGGATGCCGGAACTTCCCCTCCCCATCAGGTTCCCCGAAAAGTCCTCTTTTGAGAAGACCGGAGTCCCCCAGGGGATTCCCAAAATCCTCGACACGAGCGTGATCATCGATGGCCGGATTGCCGATATCGCGGAGACAGGCTTTTTGGAAGGGCCGCTGCTCATCCCCCAATTTATCCTGGGCGAGCTCCAGCACATCGCCGACTCCCATGACCCCCTGAAGAGGACTCGAGGGAGGAGGGGACTCGAAATCCTTCAGCATCTCCAGAAACAGGTGAACGTGGACGTTCGGATCGTCGAAACGGATTACGCCTCGGCCAGAGAGGTCGATGCGAAGCTGATCGAGTTGGCCAAGGAGGTTCACGGGAAGATCATCACCAACGACTCCAACCTCAACAAGGTCGCAGGCCTTCAGGGCATCGAGGTGCTCAACATCAACGCCCTGGCCAATTCGCTGAAGCCCATCGTCCTGCCCGGCGAGGAGATCAATGCCAAAATCGTGAAGGAAGGAAAAGAGATGGGGCAGGGCGTGGCCTACCTCGATGACGGCACGATGATCGTGGTCGACAACGGAAAGAAGCAGATCGGAAAGAACATCGACGTCGTCGTCACCAGCGTCCTCCAGACGCCCGCAGGGAGGATGATCTTCGCCCGCCTCAAGGAAGAGGCCTCACGGGACAGCCGGGGAAGGGAATTGGACTATCCCTTGGACAGCGAATTTTGA